From the genome of Lytechinus pictus isolate F3 Inbred chromosome 4, Lp3.0, whole genome shotgun sequence:
TGCAGTTGATACAAGGTAGACAAGAAAGTGCTGATAATACAAAACAGACCAAAACGAAgaaaaatggaggggggggggggggggctaatcaTGAAATAGAATAACcagattgtatttttttttcgtgtACACGCGGCGTTTATTGAAAAAAGTGTGTGGGGGTGGGTGAGGGTGAAGACCCCGCCCTCCCTAGTTCAGTGGCCCATAACTCTTCTTTATTTTCGTTGAACATGACATATACATCGAATATACCCACCAAGAAGCAAGTCGCAAGGGTCTGTATTTCTGGATACATGCAGTTTCATTATTTAAAATGGTGACTTTCGTTTCGTTAGTAATTACTAGAGAAACCATGCACTGAAACATTTTGGAAACTTTGCAATTATATACTTAATTTATCATTGAAAACTTTGAATTGATTAGAAGATATTATCATCCCTTGTATTACATAGGAACCTAGTCTTTTGAACTGCACAGAAGCAATGAAGTAAATTGAGGTTTATTTTATCCATATTTATAGTAACTATCACAAAAGCATTTACTATGAGAGTATGGTAGTTAAAAAAATGGCAAGTTACCACAGATCGAAGTAAATTCAAGAGAACTATGCCACTAtggtattgtttcatttttttttagatggaaaGTTGATGTTCAAACAGGTTCCACTGCTTGAGGTAAACGGTCAGTGCTTGATCGGTGGTGAAGCCATTCTCAGATACGCATGTAGGGAGGGAAACTTAGAGGGAAAAacaaacgaagaaaaaacaCGGTTAGTATGTATTTTCATCATTCAGAGAGTAAGTGAGAAATATTTAATGTCTTAGGACTTAAGGTCTGCTAAATGcacagattattattattttttactcaTCTATATGCACAAGGATCGCCAAATGATATTTGAAGGGTACCCCAACCTGAAGCTAGGAtgaaaaactatcaaaattaaataagCGAAAGACTGAAATTTCTATAAAAGTCTGATTTAGAGTAATATACATTTTGACACCCGGACGTTACgttatagttttttttgtgaacacatacaaaattatttttgttgtgcAACTTTCGTCGCATATCCAATTCCATGATCCTATTTTGTGGAAgaaatgtatattatatgaCTGATAAATTTTCGTTGAGAAGATCGAATGTGTCTATAAATTTTAGACATGATTCCCTATAATCAATGCTCTGGTTTTTTTTGGCGAAATTTGTGCTACAGAGTAGACATGCTGTCGATGGGGGCAAAAGACATGGAATTCCCAAACCTGATGTCACCAGCGTTTATCGAGGTAATAACATCAAAGGAAGCCGCTGATGAAGCACGTGAGAAGGGCGTCAAGGGGTGCAGAGAACGGTATCTACCAGTCTTTGAAAAggtacttaaaggtcaagtccacctcagaaaaatgttggtttgaatcaatagagaaaaatcaggcaagcacaatgctgaaaatttcatcaaaatcggatgtaaaataagaaagttatgacattttaaagtttcgcttatttttcacaaaatagttatatgcacaatttagtcacatgcaaatgagagaatcgatgatgtccctaactcactattttttttgttttttattttttgaattatacaatatttcaatttttacagatttgacaataaggaccaatttgactgatccataaaatgttaaacaatggtagttcagggagaaataaaactttgtttcacaggacaatgggtagaaaattagaatatttcatatttcatataataaaatacaaaggaaatagtgagtgagtgatgtcatcagtttcctcatttgcataccgaccgggatgtacatataactattttgtgaaattaagcaaaatttaaaaatatcataactttcttattttacatccgattttgatgaaattttcagtgttgtgctttttttatttttctctttttattcaaatccaactttttgttggggtggacttgtcctttaaaagagagtgagagaatgAGAGGGATAGGGGGCTCTGAGAGGGGTTGGGAAAGGAAGAGAGGGGGATTGGAGGGGTTTCATTTTGGAAGTATCATGACTTTCATAGCTGGATAGAGGGATAGAGAAATACACGTAGGAGAGAGAAAAAGGCCCAAGCATATTTGAGACGGATATTTAGAGCCAATGTTACTAAAAATACTAAAGACAATAATCTTTTCCTATTCATGAAagatttaatctttttttaaaaaagttattaaatttgaCGCTCCTTGAAACTGTGATTTAATTGTTTCATCTCTTCAAATGACAACTTTTAGTTTGATATCGACTGTCTATCTTAAACACAAATGAAAAGACAAGAGACGAGACGAGTTTTAACGGAAGTGGTGATTTTTTCCCCTCATAGATGTATAAATTCTATCGATCTCGTCACTTACTCCAATCATTAGCTTTTAGATGAAAGTACATCTGGCTTTCTGGTTGGGGATTCAATGACCATGGCTGATATCACGTTGTTTGATGCTCTTTGCTATCTTCACGAAGATCCAAAGCTTAAACCAGATCTTGAGAACTTTCCTCGATGCTCGGTGAGTACACTCTTCAagtctggggcctgttgcatgaaagaaaAACTCTGGTAATTTGTTTGCCAGATAGTTTTTCAATGTGTTAAGTGTCAATGGCATagttttgtttgccagagtttttgcTTCTTTGCCAGATTGTTTTTAATGTTAAAAGGTTTATGCAACAGGTCCCAGATAATCATATACTGATCGAGGTAGCGGTGCATGGGTCGGAGGCTGGCGGGGGCACCCCTAGAGGATAAAACAATTTTACTTTAAGATGTAACGCTCGTTGGCCTCCGCTCCTGGATCCCTATTAACCCCCTCCTTTCGCTTGCAAGCTTTTTTTTCCTCGATAATGCTGTAGTTGTCTTGCCAAcacgccccccaaaaaaaacaaaataaaaaatcactgaatcaagaaaaaaaaaagtttttcccCCGCTAGGGGGGAAATAAAACCCCCGAGTAGGGCCTTTTGTTTCCTAAaagatcattattttaaaaataacaatacataaCTTCAAATTATAATTCCAAATTACAGTgcacttcaaataaaatgtaGGCTATACTGAATatgtttaattaattttgaatgtCTTGCAATAGATGCTTCAAAAGAAACTTTTTAATTAcggtatgttttcttttatattgAAACTTCTGCATTATCCCCTGCTTTAGACATTCTTATCAAAACGctctgattttcatttttatctgtaTTCTGTAGGCCTTTATTGACCATTTCTCCCAGCAGTCTGGCATTAAGGAATACCTGGCCAGTCCTCGTCGAAAGCCGCTGCCATACCCAGAATATGCCAAACATTGCTGTGATGTACTCAACCTGACAGGAAATTAAAATTCCAATGTTTGAAGTACACCGAAGCTGAGTTGACCGTAAAAGATATACAAATTCTTAATAGATGagagataaaaaaatgtcataagaTTTGCATGCAATTATTATAAATTGTATCATAATTTGGGGCTAACCTGGATTAGCATCTTGCTATTCTGCTAGCTCCAataccaaatgttttgtttatatgtgatgtactattccatgtaattgtacctgacagtgatatttggtaataaattcaattcaattcaattacatgtatagtgTTCTAGAatgtatgatattgatgattatcTACAGATATATCTGAACAAGTGTATCACTGAGGaggcatcattatcattattgtcttCTTCCTGATCATTATCtctatcattactatcattttAGTTATCGCCACCATCATCaacgccaccaccaccaccaccaccaatatcagcattatcatatacatgtatcatacaaatACAATCTCATTCAGCCACTCTATAAACACTCCCTTAAAATTCCATCACAATTTTACTTAATGTCCAAGTAAACACAAAACTGAGAGACGACAAACTATTACAAAACGACACATGTTCTAACATATAACTATGTTTATTCACATCGTGAACAACAAGTATTTTctacaataaatatataaatgtataacaAACATATCATGTAATTGTATTTATATCTACTCTTCTTAAAGAgggcaagtacatgtataaccatgataactctTTACTTCTTTGCAAGAAAGAAGTATTCTGGTGAGTGATTCATGACACTTTACTTGTTTATGACTTTAGtttaaggcttggtcccacagcacttacggatgcagagaggatgtaaaacggaaaagaatttTGCAATCcattggaaaacgttatgtatccgttgtgaACTCTTTGCgtacgtgtttcatacgctctatatccatcgagcatccgtccactgtgatttcattgttcgcccattttgtccattgtctggagcggataaagacggatggagccaccctgaaattttgcttgtccgctgtatccgttatgaatacgttttgtgtctgtcggccagtgggaccaggcctttagatgacaataataatttaataacaAGAATGGACACTTGTACAGTGCCTGTATCTGCTGTGTTTGGATGCTGTTTGACATTACGCTTAGACATTGTTATCCATGCCATTTTTCTGGTACATATTCAtttacacctgggtggagagtggcaaacaTAGACAAATGACTAGCCAAAGGCCATTATTGCTGTGCTTGGATTTGAACACAGGACCTTTGGTTTAAAGCCCACTAATCCACAACAtatctcagccaatcagatcaaCAATTGAAAGTAGCTTAAAACAGTTGTTTTCATGATAAACATCATTTCAAGGAGCTTGTCATTACTGTGTCATCACTGACTGTATACTGTAGTGACAGTCAAACCCAGAATTTCACTATCAATATCACTGAATGCAAATTTTTATCATGACATACAGAATGATGTAATatataagatattcatttttctccAAATATACCACAGCAACAGATATGAAATCTgcctgtgaataaaaaaatcacaggCAGACCTGTGGGATCCAAACATCCCCCAACAAATTAATTATTCCAATGATGACATACTgatgtagttcatgaaatgaCGACTACAGCAATATAAGCATCTATTTCTGTGTAATCATGGTATGATATATCCTAAAATGGGGCATATAGTCAaggcatgaaaaaaaaaaaagttgaataaagggaacaaataaaataattcaggAAAACAACAATAAACTGATAGACaaacactctattcaaataattaacACTCTTTGGACTTACAATGCATGGACAAGCTGTATATAAAAATACACAACCCACAATATTGCATGTACAAGCAAAACTACACTAAAATTGGAACAAATCTGCCAACATAATACAACTCATGTGTCCTACAAAGCTGTGTATTAGCCTATTTTGTGCATCATTCTTAAAGTGACTTGAAACAGTGATAATTGAGATCTAAGATAATTTATGATCATATGTGAGAAAAACTGTGACAAGGAACTGGTATGgtgtttcatgtcacatgaccatggatAATACAGATTATGTAATGTGCCAGATGGGTGGTAGCCTACACATGttatatgttttctttatagGTCTGTCATGAATCAAGGAATAAAAAACATATTGTCATTTGGCTTTACAAAGATTTCTAAatggaaacagaaaaaataagaaataggTCTTCAGAATTGTGGTCATAATGACATGTTTATTGTTTGACAAAGGATTATTTAATTCATCCAAGTACTTTTAAAGAGATACTGAATTGAATTCCATCCAAGGTAGACACAAAACTGAAGTATACTCATCCATGATACACCATTCTGCTTGGCACATATCAATGATGATAGTCAGATAGTCTATTACCCTGATTAATTCTAACCTGGCAAGATagtgactacatgtatgtaatactCAATGACACTTTAAACATGCTACATATATAAAGATGTGGTACAAAAACCGTTTCTTGTAAAACACACAGAATACAATCACCACAATAATCTAAAATACAagtaatttttaaaattaataatcatactattctgtttcattttaaataaatgtgtctagcaataataaatttgaataaattagaattttaaaaatcagaaaTTTTCAATGTCAACAATTGATTAAAAGAATCTGAACAGTTGGTCCATTGATAACTAAAGTAGAACTATAAACATTCATAACAATATCATataaattttatattattttttctgaacAGACTGTGATCTACGAAACAAAGACTGATTACACAGTTAAATACATAATATCTGTTAATAGGATCATAAATAATGAGTTGTACATTGATGTAATAAAGTTACCTACAAAATTGCAATCTAGTAATCTATTAATACTGATCCAGCAGCAAAATGGTCTAGTACTTTCTCCAAGTATAAGTTTAACATTTCTATTTCTGATTACATGTCACAGCATAATCTTTAAAAACCCAACTGCAACAattgaatatgattttatgatgaGTTTAATGATTTTCTCCATATTATATCAATGCCAACATTCCACTGTGGATTGTAAAAAACGCACCATAAAATACTACTAAACAAAATGTTCCTACAATTCATAATTCATGTTATAATTATTCACATGGACAGCCATATACATAAGTCATGCACAAATTTGTTACAGTAGAAATAATTTATCTGTGAAaaccaaaaaaggaaaaatgtctGCCTTAAGAGGGACAGTATCAATACTCTCATGTTTCTTCACATGTGCTTCATCAATATATACTGGATGAGATTAGGATTGGGTTCATAATATTCTTCTTCCTCagagaaatatttcatttgacaattGATACAAAGTAAATACATGACTGCGTACTATTACccccggctttagcatggctactCTTATATGAAAGTACTATTAATGAATCCAGGTCagtgttttgaaaaaaatgtgtatgcaatTGCAAATATGATCTTAGTTGGCCATTGCAATTAGCAATCAAACTTTTGGTACAGGGCGAGGTATGCACCTTGTATGGCTTCTTAACTATCTTTACTTCTATTGAATATAAACACATTGTATGGCTGCCCCTAATtacatttgcatattttgtatGCATTCACTAGCAATCTCAACATTTATATTTAGCATCCAAGTACAGTTGTAGTActtctttaaataaaattttatgtCAAGGTAATAAAAAATGCAGAATGTTGAGTTTAAGTAGCATATATCATTATTCACTGcatgaaaaggaaataattgTAGAATATACTACATAACTACGATTGTACatgtcaaataaaaaatgtgatcATACTAGTATAATACAATTATCTTATGAAGATTGTTTTCATCTGTGTTATTGATTATCCTATCAAAGGAAtgcttttgaatattgaaatattattgtgtgaaatttttcaaatatgttcttATTAAGAACAAGGAAATATAGAGAATTTAATGATAAAGGAGAATTTGTAACCAGTCCCAGCAGCATATCTCATAAAACTTTCTAGCCTGGGTAAGCACTGAAAACAAACCTCTTTCAGTATTTAACTCCGGGGTAAAGTCTTGAAAGCATACCCCCTTCCAATTTGTGTTATTGATTATCCTATCAAAGGAATGCTTATGAATAGTGAGAtgttattatgtgaaatatttcaaatgtgtTCTTATTAAGAACAAGGAAATATAgaaaatttaatgataaaaggAGAAAGTGTTACAAGTCCCAGCGGCATATCTCATAAAACTTTGCCCTAGGCAAGCACTGAAAACAAACCCCTTTTAATATTTAACTCCGGGGTAAAGTCTTGAAATCATACCCCCTTCCAATTTCAGGGAATGTAACTTCTTTGTTTGCTCATTGCAACACTGCAGTTTTATTTCCCTCAATATCCCTTTTTGTGCCTTGCTGAAAGTTGGGCCAGGGCACATGCCTCTTTGACCCCCTAGATTTCCTACTGTGGTCATCTGAACTATTTTAGTCACATTAGTACATTGCTTTTATCCACAAAGTTGGAAGAGATCTTGAATCACTCATCCTCGCATGTGCCAggagccgtttcataaagctgtttgtaagttgagagcgactttaagaacgactggtgaaccttcttacgtgctaaaccattgccaatgaACATTATGGTGTATATCATTTTtactacaagaaaggatcaccagtcgttcttaacttacgaacagctttatgaaacaccaaccagGATAAATTATCCCCCTCTAATTGAGAAATTCGTATTTTTCGATTAGAAGAATTTGACTAAATAGCAGAACGTAAGAAGAAATGAGAATGAACTGAATTGTATCCTACCAAAGGGGATGTTTTTTAAACATGCCTTGCCATTTCGTGGACTCTGCTTCATGCATCCGTGTGTTGAGGAATGTCATCTTTACATTCAAATCAGTCATACCCTAcataaatagaaatgaaaataaaataaaagtcatTCATTAATGTTGAACCAGATAGGGTACACCTGTACATTAAATACTGtccattaatttcaatttattttaatttaatcaCCACAAcaaatatatacacaacaatcATAGCACACATTATTACAACATTAAAAATATGGCTTGGACCACATAAAAAAGAGCAAGTTGCTTGTAAACGTATGAAAGGTTCCCTAATGAATGtttcaatggggggggggggggaactatTCATGGGAAAAACACCATTCGTCTTCTAAACAACAGGTGGTCACTAACTAAAAGCACATTGGATTGAATCTTCCTTGGTCATATATTACACAAGACAATGAATGATAGCTGTTACCAGATTAGATGGGATTGGAAGTCAAGGGATTCTTGACACCTAGTCTAGATATTCAAAGTTTGCACTTGGAAATAAAATTAGcttaaaaatctttatcaaaTTAAACTGactacattttgtttttcattgagATTTATTATAGACTGTGAGAAAAGACTCTGTTGAGTCTATGACAAAGATATTAATAAGGATAATATAAAAGTCTGGATTACCTTTGCAATGGTGGCTTCCCTTTTAGTTTTCATTTCAGGGACAGCCTGCTCTAACTTGTCAATctgtaaaaagaaatatattgatacATTTAGTTGATGGTAGTTCAACTAGAAAAGCATGGCTAGGTAAGGGGTGCAGTTGAACATCTAGACAATGCAGATTAAACCAAgaatcattaaaggacaagtccaccccaacacaaaattgatttgaataaaaagagaaaaatccaacgagcataacattgaaaatttcatcaaatcggatgtaaaataagaaagttatgacatttaaagtttcgcttagtttcacaaaacagttatatgcacatcctggttggtatgcgaatgaggagactgatgacatcatccactcactatttcttttgtattttattatatgaaatattcgaattttctcctcattatcaagtgattaattcctccctgaacatgtggaattagcattgtttaatactatatgattcagtcaagtcggtccctatggtcaaatctgtaaaaaatgaaatattgtatgattcaaacaataaaaaaacaaaagaaatagtgagtgatggacatcatcgactgagtcatttgcatgtcactgagttgtgcatatcactgttttgtgaaaattaagggaaactttaaaatgccataactttctaatttcacatccgattttgatgaaattttcagtgttaagctagtttgatttttctctatttattcaaatcaacattttgctggggtggacttgacctttaataaaaataattgcttCACTGCATACTTGCTGAATAGATGGTACTCTTGAAAATCccatattaattaattaatgaaaagtaCTATACAAAAAAGGGTTAAAACTCTATTAAAAGAAAAGCAATGAAACTAAAAGTTATGGAATGCCCTTGGACTTGATACTCACTCTCTTAACAATCTGCTGCAACCTTTGCTTGATAATATCATTGTAACCATTTATCTTCACTGATCGCTTCATGGGCTTAACTGTTTGGAAAACAATACAGAAATTATACTGATGTGTTGAAATAGTAAATTGTTCAAAATTTACTATTTATTAGGCATTCACTCATTGAAGGCTGACACACATTCATGTTTTCACTGTTACATACATTACTTACCCACAGAGTTCTGAATAAAATTCCATgcatattaataatttattagAGGATAAGTAGGCTTTTGAAACTTATATTCACTTTTTCTCAATAATTATTTCCAatttaatttttgaatttctttcacataaaatttccaatttACTGTCAGCAAAAGTAATGTGATGGAAGAAGTTTGTATTACTCGTCATGGACATGATACAATAACATTAATACTGCAAATTATTCCATATTAATATAGAATAATTGAAAATTCTGCTatgatgacatacatgtagacaatccagtttgaaatgaaaataggcttataccttggtcacatttgctctacggctgCCGAacggtgagtcgaaaacagacgttttattaattttatatcattccacctatatgtagctggtacaaacaaaattaaaactgctgttttcaactcgcctACGGTCGCCGTAGAGcgaatgtgaccgaggtattaataGGCTAAAATAACGATCTGTACACAGATATATACCGTACCACACTACCACTTCAAATGAATAATAGATTTACTAATGATATGAATTATAGATTTAACTTATgataaaaaagagataaaatcaGATCAGATTCATACATACCATTCTGGTAACGTCTTGTGACTTCAAGGACATATGGTCTGTTGGAGAAAGtgttaaaaatagaaaatgttaGAAAGAAATATAGTGCCAACACACATTCcagataaatgaaaaatatttaaaaactgttaacataaaaaaatcaaatgaaattgtaTAACACAGTGCATTACTGTCCAGCTAGAGATCATATTtgattacatgtaaataattttgattttcacaTGTTATGTGTACTGCAATTCCAATAATCTGTATTGATGTAAACCCAAAGTATTCTTTTGGTGCACATGAATTTACAAACATGAAAAGTAAGATACTCACTGAAACTTTGAATTTGGTGTGATGAATCCATTAATTGGGATGAGAGAACCACGGTTGTTACGAAGCTGTAAATATAAGAATTTGCCTTGTTATAAAAACTATTAAAGGCACACCAAGAGTCCGCTCATATGCTCTCATGTTCATAATTAATTGAAATCTATTGATTGAGATTAACGTTAATGAaccaaaattgttacaaatatgtaaagaaaaaaacatcaatcaaattattataaataatgtaGATGATTGATAGCACTAGGATGAacaaaattgttgaataaaattacaattaaagACTGGAATGGCTCTCAAACATTAATAGAAATTAATAGACTGAGAGAAATCTGCACCacttaaaaatattaatttctctCAAAGCAAAGGCTTCCAAGTAAATCCCAATAACTTGCTTCACACTATTACACATAAAAATGTAATCACTTATGAAATCTGCATCCATTGTTCTCAGTCTCAATTATACctctaaaataaatgtattttgagAGATTGTCTAACCATCACATCTTAATGCAGCCCCAGGATGCACTATACATTATAGAGGCACGTAACAAATGCATGAATTAAAGTTGAATTTTGAAAAGATATTTTCACTTTAATAATCTGAAACCTTTTGAACTTTCTATTATTACCTTCAAAGAAAAATTTTCATCATGATTTCCCTATTTTGAAGAGATGTGGAATGACAAATTTGCAACTTAATTTGCAAGAGATTAATAATCTGAAGCCTGATGGACCTTTCTTACCTTCATAACCAAGTTTTCATCTTGTAATGCCAGACTAACCCTGAAGATATCTTGAATCTCTGGGGTGGGGCTCTCTTGAGGTAAAATCACACACCGTGGAACAGATTTTGATTTGTCTTCTATCtcagctatttaaaaaaaaaggtataaaagtcgtgaaaaagaaatattgaagttACTACATGTAGTAACTTGACTTGgcttaagctgaaaatcaacaTTTCAGCAGAATTGCATGTCAgtaaaatgaggaaactgaAACACAGTTTGAACCTAAAGTACCATAATTGATAATAAGAACTGAACATTTTGGTCACGACTCATGCATGTGTGTAAAAGAAAAGAGGCAAAAGCAAAGTCTAATTCTCCTTCATTACTTGACCTTTAACGTCTTCAGTTCTACCAATAGAGTCAATAACATGCCTTCCATAATTAAATCATCAGAGAGGGATTTTGTCTGCGAATCAGCGATTTTTAGTGTGTGggttttgcctttttttttagcCCTTCCCCTTTTCAATCTCATTTAGATCTATTTCATTATCTGCTCTCCAATATTTTCCCCACCCCTGCCAAATTCAAATTACAGTCACAACATATCTAGAATGCATTGCATTTCACTGTCATAATTCAGCAACATGACTCAATATGTGATGACATCAGCCAACATCAAACTGAACGCGTGGGGCTGGCCACATTATGTTACTCAACACTGCAGACGTCTGTCAGTAATTGGGCTCGTCTTACATCATTTATCTCACCAAAAATCACTTCCAAAACTTCATCAACAGAATTCAAAATCACTACATAACATTGAGAGTTGAAAAAAATACTCACATGACAAATCATTGCGGTGTATGATGACCCAAACACGGTTGAGAGAAGATGCCTTCCTGTCAGTGGCCATAGTTAATGTTTGGATCGCGCTGCTCTGTGTCTCAGTTCACCGGTACCAATCTAGTTGCGACTGTACCGGTACTGTGAAACCATAGAGCTATATTAGC
Proteins encoded in this window:
- the LOC129258527 gene encoding glutathione S-transferase alpha-4-like; its protein translation is MAEGKPRLTYFAGRGLAEPIRLAFSASGIQYEDVYLESRDQLLQLIQDGKLMFKQVPLLEVNGQCLIGGEAILRYACREGNLEGKTNEEKTRVDMLSMGAKDMEFPNLMSPAFIEVITSKEAADEAREKGVKGCRERYLPVFEKLLDESTSGFLVGDSMTMADITLFDALCYLHEDPKLKPDLENFPRCSAFIDHFSQQSGIKEYLASPRRKPLPYPEYAKHCCDVLNLTGN
- the LOC129258526 gene encoding uncharacterized protein LOC129258526; the protein is MATDRKASSLNRVWVIIHRNDLSSEIEDKSKSVPRCVILPQESPTPEIQDIFRVSLALQDENLVMKLRNNRGSLIPINGFITPNSKFQPYVLEVTRRYQNVKPMKRSVKINGYNDIIKQRLQQIVKRIDKLEQAVPEMKTKREATIAKGMTDLNVKMTFLNTRMHEAESTKWQGMFKKHPLW